A part of Desulfovibrio psychrotolerans genomic DNA contains:
- a CDS encoding FAD-binding oxidoreductase has translation MLSESLIKEFKSIVGDENVFTTEADRQSYSYDSAVLEPVVPALVVRPTNSEQLGKVVALCNENNNPITVRGAGTNLSGGTIPDKRDGIVVLTNGLNKILEINEQDLYAVVQPGVVTAKFAAEVAKRGLFYPPDPGSQAVSTLGGNVAENAGGLRGLKYGVTKDYVMGMEFFDVNGQLVKTGSRTVKCVTGYNLAGLMAASEGTLGVFNEIILKLTPPPAASKAMMAVFDDVNKASEAVAGIIAAHVVPCTLEFMDQACMRYVEDFTKAGLPVDSAAILLIEVDGHPAQVADEAETVVKVLEKTGATKIVVAKDAAEKLKLWEARRNALPSLARARPTTVLEDATVPRSQIPAMVAAINNIAKKYDIQIGTFGHAGDGNLHPTILCDKRDTKEFHRVEAAVDEIFDVALSLKGTLSGEHGIGMAKSKWMEKETSRATIEYSLNMKKAIDPKNILNPGKIIAGR, from the coding sequence ATGCTCAGTGAATCGCTCATCAAGGAATTCAAGTCCATCGTAGGCGACGAAAACGTCTTCACCACCGAAGCCGACCGTCAGTCCTACTCGTACGATTCCGCCGTGCTCGAACCTGTTGTCCCCGCATTGGTTGTTCGCCCGACCAATTCCGAGCAGCTCGGCAAGGTCGTTGCCCTGTGTAACGAGAACAACAACCCCATCACCGTGCGCGGTGCAGGCACCAATCTTTCCGGCGGCACCATCCCGGACAAGCGCGACGGCATCGTGGTGCTCACCAACGGCCTGAACAAAATTCTGGAAATCAACGAACAGGACCTCTACGCCGTGGTACAGCCCGGTGTGGTCACCGCCAAATTCGCCGCAGAAGTGGCCAAGCGCGGCCTCTTCTATCCCCCGGACCCGGGTTCACAGGCTGTCTCCACCCTCGGCGGCAACGTTGCAGAAAACGCGGGCGGCCTGCGCGGTCTCAAGTACGGCGTTACCAAAGACTACGTCATGGGCATGGAGTTCTTTGACGTGAACGGCCAACTGGTCAAGACCGGCTCGCGCACCGTCAAGTGTGTCACCGGCTACAATCTTGCCGGACTCATGGCCGCTTCCGAAGGCACCCTCGGCGTATTCAACGAAATCATCCTCAAGCTCACCCCGCCCCCGGCAGCCTCCAAGGCCATGATGGCCGTGTTCGACGACGTGAACAAAGCTTCCGAGGCCGTGGCAGGCATCATTGCCGCCCACGTGGTTCCCTGTACCCTCGAGTTCATGGACCAGGCCTGCATGCGTTACGTAGAAGACTTCACCAAGGCCGGTCTGCCTGTAGATTCCGCCGCCATCCTGCTTATCGAGGTGGACGGACACCCCGCACAGGTGGCCGATGAAGCCGAAACCGTGGTCAAGGTGCTGGAAAAGACCGGCGCCACCAAGATCGTTGTCGCCAAGGACGCCGCAGAAAAGCTCAAGCTGTGGGAAGCCCGCCGCAACGCGCTGCCTTCCCTTGCCCGCGCCCGTCCCACCACCGTGCTGGAAGACGCCACCGTGCCGCGCTCGCAGATCCCGGCCATGGTCGCCGCCATCAACAACATCGCCAAGAAGTACGACATCCAGATCGGCACCTTCGGTCACGCCGGTGACGGCAACCTGCACCCCACCATCCTGTGCGACAAGCGCGATACCAAGGAATTCCACCGCGTGGAAGCAGCCGTGGACGAAATCTTCGACGTGGCCCTTTCGCTCAAGGGCACCCTTTCCGGTGAGCACGGCATAGGCATGGCCAAGTCCAAGTGGATGGAGAAGGAAACCTCCCGCGCCACCATCGAGTACTCGCTGAACATGAAAAAGGCCATTGACCCCAAGAATATTCTGAACCCCGGCAAGATCATTGCGGGGAGGTAA
- a CDS encoding L-lactate permease, protein MHAFLAFTPILVVFVLLVMMRWPAKHAMPVVWLYTGAMGIFLWGMDVTRVVASSLQGVFIAATILYIVFGAILMLNTLTFSGAVTTIRQGFMDISPDRRIQAIIVAFLFGAFIEGAAGFGTPAAIAAPLLVVLGFPAIAAVLMALIIQSTPVSFGAVGTPILLGVRTGLDAAPVHAMLGTEKFTDPAFMAYLLKIASNVAIFHGIIGTLIPTFLCIMLTRFFGQNKSWKEGLEAAPFAIFAGLCFTIPYMIVGVTLGPDFPSLIAPLFALPVVITAAKKGFLVPKRVWDFPPESQWGSDWMGSLKADSSEKNGKTKVSLLAAWVPYLIVALLLVLSRTWAPLKAFLTSPAVTINYSNILGTGLSTNAQMLYLPGTIFIVTVALTFFIQKMRSEDMVKAIGVSAKTMVGASVALGFAVPMVRIFINSGVNEAGLASMPLTLANGVSAIAGTAWPAFASIIGALGAFIAGSNTVSNMMFSLFQFGVADQIGAPATIIVALQAIGGAAGNMICVHNVVAACATVGLVGVEGKLIKFALIPMTYYVAFAGILGLIAVSMGLGF, encoded by the coding sequence ATGCATGCTTTCTTGGCTTTTACACCAATCCTGGTCGTCTTCGTTCTGCTGGTTATGATGCGCTGGCCCGCCAAACACGCCATGCCCGTTGTTTGGCTTTACACCGGTGCCATGGGCATCTTCCTCTGGGGAATGGACGTCACCAGGGTTGTTGCCTCCAGCCTTCAGGGTGTTTTCATTGCCGCCACGATCCTCTACATCGTGTTCGGCGCAATCCTGATGCTTAACACGCTTACCTTCAGCGGCGCAGTGACCACCATCCGTCAGGGCTTTATGGATATCAGCCCCGACCGCCGCATTCAGGCAATCATCGTGGCCTTCCTCTTCGGTGCGTTCATCGAAGGTGCAGCCGGCTTCGGTACTCCTGCGGCCATTGCCGCCCCCCTGCTGGTCGTGCTGGGCTTCCCGGCCATCGCCGCCGTCCTCATGGCTCTGATCATCCAGAGCACCCCGGTGTCCTTCGGTGCCGTAGGTACGCCCATCCTTCTGGGTGTGCGCACCGGTCTGGATGCCGCCCCCGTGCACGCCATGCTCGGCACTGAAAAGTTCACCGACCCGGCCTTCATGGCTTACCTGCTGAAGATCGCCTCCAACGTGGCTATCTTCCACGGCATCATCGGCACCCTGATTCCCACCTTCCTGTGCATCATGCTCACCCGCTTCTTCGGACAGAACAAGTCCTGGAAGGAAGGTCTGGAAGCAGCTCCCTTCGCCATCTTCGCCGGTCTGTGCTTCACCATTCCTTACATGATCGTGGGTGTGACCCTCGGCCCCGACTTCCCGTCCCTCATCGCTCCCCTCTTTGCTCTGCCCGTGGTCATCACGGCTGCCAAGAAGGGCTTCCTGGTTCCCAAGCGTGTATGGGACTTCCCCCCGGAATCCCAGTGGGGCTCCGACTGGATGGGCAGCCTGAAGGCCGACTCCAGCGAAAAGAACGGCAAGACCAAGGTTTCCCTGCTCGCCGCTTGGGTTCCCTACCTGATCGTTGCCCTGCTGCTGGTGCTCAGCCGTACCTGGGCCCCGCTCAAGGCTTTCCTGACCAGCCCTGCGGTGACCATCAACTACAGCAACATCCTCGGCACCGGCCTGTCCACCAACGCTCAGATGCTGTACCTTCCCGGTACCATCTTCATCGTGACCGTGGCCCTTACCTTCTTCATCCAGAAGATGCGTAGCGAAGATATGGTCAAGGCCATCGGCGTTTCCGCCAAGACCATGGTCGGTGCCAGCGTGGCCCTCGGCTTTGCCGTGCCCATGGTGCGTATCTTCATCAACTCCGGCGTGAACGAAGCCGGCCTTGCCAGCATGCCGCTGACTCTGGCCAACGGCGTTTCCGCCATTGCCGGTACCGCATGGCCCGCCTTCGCATCCATCATCGGTGCTCTGGGCGCGTTCATCGCAGGCAGTAACACCGTCAGTAACATGATGTTCTCGCTCTTCCAGTTCGGCGTTGCCGACCAGATCGGTGCCCCCGCCACCATCATCGTGGCCCTGCAGGCCATCGGCGGTGCAGCGGGCAACATGATCTGCGTGCACAACGTCGTGGCCGCATGCGCCACCGTCGGCCTTGTGGGCGTGGAAGGCAAGCTCATCAAGTTTGCTCTTATCCCCATGACCTACTACGTGGCATTCGCAGGCATCCTTGGCCTCATCGCGGTTTCCATGGGTCTGGGTTTCTAG
- a CDS encoding (Fe-S)-binding protein, translated as MADLNKLAKMLQELDDMMVACMKCGMCQAVCPVFTETMKEADVTRGKIALLENLAHEMIRDADGVQERLNRCLLCGSCAANCPSGVKVMDIFLRGRTIVNTYMGLSPVKKAILRGMVGNPKLFNMLLDVGSKFQGIFTSQANELLGSSCSKFLSPIIGDRHFSPLAKQSLHSKYGTIDIPTGKSGIRVLFFPGCVADKMYTKAGEACLKVFRHHGVGVWMPAAQACCGIPALSAGDRVAYDKMVKFNVNIFADGDYDYIVAPCGSCISTIHELWPQFAGEYPEDLRNKIDRIAAKAMDINKFVVDVLGVKPAEAPKGGTKVTFHDSCHLKKSLGVATQPRDLIRMNPNYELVEMNEADRCCGCGGTFNLYHYDLSKKIGERKRENIVASEAKIVSTGCPACMMQMTDMLSQHNDSVAVKHSIEIYAETL; from the coding sequence ATGGCCGATCTGAACAAACTCGCAAAAATGCTCCAGGAACTGGACGACATGATGGTCGCCTGCATGAAGTGCGGCATGTGCCAGGCTGTCTGTCCCGTATTCACGGAAACGATGAAGGAAGCGGACGTTACCCGGGGCAAGATCGCCCTGCTGGAAAATCTTGCCCACGAGATGATCCGCGACGCAGACGGCGTGCAGGAACGGCTGAACCGCTGCCTGCTGTGCGGCTCCTGCGCCGCCAACTGTCCGTCCGGCGTGAAGGTCATGGATATCTTCCTGCGCGGCCGCACCATCGTGAACACTTACATGGGCCTTTCGCCCGTCAAAAAAGCTATCCTGCGCGGCATGGTGGGCAACCCCAAGCTGTTTAACATGCTGCTGGACGTCGGTTCCAAGTTCCAGGGCATCTTCACCTCGCAGGCCAACGAACTGCTCGGCTCCTCGTGCTCCAAGTTCCTTTCGCCCATCATAGGCGACAGGCACTTCTCGCCCCTTGCCAAGCAGTCGCTGCACAGCAAATACGGCACCATAGACATCCCCACGGGCAAGTCCGGCATCCGCGTGCTGTTCTTCCCCGGCTGCGTGGCGGACAAAATGTACACCAAGGCGGGCGAAGCCTGCCTTAAGGTCTTCCGCCACCACGGCGTGGGCGTGTGGATGCCCGCCGCACAGGCCTGCTGCGGCATTCCGGCCCTTTCCGCCGGTGACCGCGTGGCCTACGACAAGATGGTCAAGTTCAACGTGAACATCTTTGCAGACGGCGACTACGACTACATTGTCGCGCCGTGCGGGTCGTGCATTTCCACCATCCACGAGCTGTGGCCCCAGTTCGCAGGCGAATACCCGGAAGACCTGCGTAACAAGATCGACCGCATTGCGGCCAAGGCCATGGATATAAACAAGTTCGTGGTAGATGTGCTGGGCGTCAAGCCTGCAGAGGCACCCAAGGGCGGCACCAAGGTCACCTTCCATGACTCATGCCATCTGAAAAAGAGCCTCGGCGTGGCCACGCAGCCCCGCGACCTCATCCGCATGAACCCCAACTATGAACTGGTAGAGATGAACGAAGCCGACCGCTGCTGCGGCTGCGGCGGCACTTTCAACCTCTATCACTACGATCTTTCCAAGAAGATCGGCGAACGCAAGCGCGAGAATATCGTTGCTTCCGAAGCAAAAATAGTGTCCACAGGCTGCCCTGCGTGTATGATGCAGATGACGGACATGCTGTCGCAGCATAATGACAGCGTGGCCGTGAAACATAGCATTGAGATATACGCAGAAACGCTCTAA
- the nifJ gene encoding pyruvate:ferredoxin (flavodoxin) oxidoreductase, with protein sequence MAKTMKTMDGNTAAAYIAYALSDTAAIYPITPSSNMGEVADDWAAQGKKNLMGQTVSVRQLQSEAGAAGAVHGSLAAGALTSTFTASQGLLLMIPNMYKIAGELLPGVFHVSARALASHALSIFGDHQDVMACRQTGFAFLASNSVQEAMDMALVAHLAAIESSVPFCHFFDGFRTSHELQKIEVIDYEDIAKLVNWEKVEAFRHNSMNPEHPHIRGTAQNPDIYFQAREACNPYYMAVPGHVEAAMKKVGDLTGRKYKLFEYVGHEEAERVIICMGSANETIEEVVNYLLAKGEKVGLIKVRLYRPFSADHLLQVLPATAETITVLDRTKEPGALGDPLYMDICTAFMERGEMPTIIGGRYGLGSKEFTPADVLAVYNNMKVAGPKNHFTVGITDDVTSSSLEVGGVLDTVPAGTVQCKFFGLGADGTVGANKEAIKIIGDNTDMYAQGYFAYDSKKSGGFTVSHLRFGNQPIQSTYLVNNADYVACHKSAYVNQYDVLEGIKPGGTFVLNSNWTLEDMEKELPASMKRTIANKGLKFYNIDAVKIASEVGLGGRINMVMQTAFFKLANVMPFEKAIELLKKSIHKAYGKKGEKIVNMNVQAVDKAVDALAEVKYPAAWATAECCTAVADDAPDFIKNVVRPILAQQGDKLPVSSFEPDGLFPVGTAAFEKRGVAINVPQWLPENCIQCNRCSYVCPHATIRPYLATADELEGAPASFVTVEAKGKELKGLQYRLQVYAQDCLGCGSCADVCPAKEKALVMQPIETQLGEQVPNLAFAEANISLKTDVMERDSLKGSQFQQPLMEFSGACAGCGETPYVKLLTQMFGERMIVANATGCSSIWGASAPTTPYTVNQDGHGPAWGNSLFEDAAEFGYGMGMAFNQRRARLADLVKKAIDTVETAEMKSALEAWLAAKEDADGSKQAGDEVLTLIEAGVEESALLDEIHSMADLFTKKSVWIFGGDGWAYDIGFGGVDHVLASGEDINILVMDTEVYSNTGGQSSKATPLGSIAKFAASGKKTGKKDLGQMAMTYGYVYVASVSMGANMNQVIKAFKEAEAYKGPSLVICYAPCINQGIRKGMGKSMEEGKLAVETGYWPLYRFNPELADKGENPFKLESKAPNGKLQEFLSGENRYAMLEKMAPEESKRLRTLIEKEYEERFLYLKALSELPGIHVDASAATPGSAAKKDGGEFCTTTETPEHAKPESGAACDDGRGAK encoded by the coding sequence ATGGCCAAAACGATGAAGACTATGGATGGCAACACCGCCGCCGCGTACATTGCGTACGCACTGAGCGACACCGCCGCCATCTACCCCATTACTCCCTCCTCCAACATGGGCGAAGTCGCCGATGATTGGGCCGCGCAGGGCAAGAAGAACCTCATGGGCCAGACCGTGTCCGTCCGCCAGCTGCAGTCCGAGGCAGGCGCAGCAGGTGCAGTGCACGGTTCTCTGGCTGCGGGCGCACTCACCTCGACCTTCACTGCGTCGCAGGGTCTGCTCCTCATGATCCCCAATATGTACAAAATCGCCGGCGAACTTCTTCCCGGCGTTTTCCATGTCTCCGCACGCGCTCTGGCCTCCCATGCACTCTCCATCTTCGGTGACCATCAGGACGTCATGGCTTGCCGCCAGACAGGCTTCGCCTTTCTGGCATCCAACTCCGTTCAGGAAGCAATGGACATGGCGCTTGTCGCCCACCTTGCCGCCATTGAGTCCAGCGTTCCCTTCTGTCACTTCTTCGATGGCTTCCGCACCTCCCACGAGCTGCAGAAGATTGAAGTCATCGACTATGAAGACATCGCCAAACTGGTGAACTGGGAAAAGGTTGAGGCTTTCCGCCACAACTCCATGAACCCGGAACACCCGCATATCCGCGGAACCGCCCAGAACCCGGATATCTACTTCCAGGCCCGCGAAGCCTGCAATCCCTACTACATGGCAGTGCCCGGCCACGTAGAAGCGGCGATGAAGAAGGTCGGCGACCTGACCGGACGCAAGTACAAGCTGTTCGAATATGTTGGTCACGAGGAAGCCGAGCGCGTCATTATCTGTATGGGCTCCGCCAACGAGACCATTGAAGAAGTGGTCAACTACCTGCTCGCCAAGGGCGAGAAGGTGGGCCTCATCAAGGTCCGCCTGTACCGTCCCTTCTCCGCAGACCACCTGCTGCAGGTGCTGCCCGCCACGGCAGAAACCATCACCGTGCTCGACCGCACCAAGGAACCCGGCGCACTGGGCGACCCCCTGTACATGGACATCTGCACCGCCTTCATGGAACGCGGCGAAATGCCCACCATCATCGGCGGCCGCTACGGTCTCGGTTCCAAGGAATTCACCCCCGCCGACGTGCTGGCCGTGTACAACAACATGAAGGTGGCCGGTCCCAAGAACCACTTCACCGTGGGCATCACCGACGACGTGACCAGCTCCTCCCTTGAAGTGGGCGGCGTGCTCGACACCGTTCCCGCAGGCACCGTGCAGTGCAAGTTCTTCGGCCTTGGTGCCGACGGCACCGTGGGCGCCAACAAGGAAGCCATCAAGATCATCGGTGACAACACCGACATGTACGCGCAGGGCTACTTCGCGTACGACTCCAAGAAGTCCGGCGGCTTTACCGTTTCGCACCTGCGCTTCGGCAACCAGCCCATCCAGTCCACCTATCTGGTGAACAACGCAGACTACGTGGCCTGCCACAAGTCTGCCTACGTGAACCAGTACGACGTGCTGGAAGGCATCAAGCCCGGCGGCACCTTCGTGCTGAACTCCAACTGGACCCTTGAAGACATGGAGAAGGAACTGCCCGCCTCCATGAAGCGCACCATCGCCAACAAGGGCCTGAAGTTCTACAACATCGATGCAGTGAAGATCGCATCCGAAGTGGGCCTCGGCGGCCGCATCAACATGGTCATGCAGACCGCGTTCTTCAAGCTCGCCAACGTCATGCCCTTCGAAAAGGCCATCGAACTGCTGAAAAAGTCCATCCACAAGGCTTACGGCAAGAAGGGCGAAAAGATCGTCAACATGAACGTCCAGGCCGTGGACAAGGCCGTGGATGCCCTTGCTGAAGTGAAGTACCCCGCCGCATGGGCCACCGCAGAATGCTGCACCGCCGTGGCGGACGACGCTCCCGACTTCATCAAGAACGTGGTTCGTCCCATCCTCGCCCAGCAGGGCGACAAGCTGCCCGTCTCCTCCTTCGAGCCGGACGGCCTGTTCCCCGTGGGCACCGCCGCCTTCGAAAAGCGCGGCGTGGCCATCAACGTGCCGCAGTGGCTGCCGGAAAACTGCATCCAGTGCAACCGTTGTTCCTACGTGTGCCCGCATGCCACCATCCGTCCCTACCTTGCCACTGCCGATGAACTGGAAGGCGCTCCGGCCTCCTTCGTCACCGTGGAAGCCAAGGGCAAGGAACTGAAGGGCCTGCAGTACCGTCTGCAGGTATACGCTCAGGACTGCCTCGGCTGCGGTTCCTGCGCCGATGTGTGCCCCGCCAAGGAAAAGGCGCTGGTCATGCAGCCCATCGAAACCCAGCTCGGCGAGCAGGTGCCCAACCTTGCCTTTGCCGAAGCCAACATATCCCTCAAGACCGACGTCATGGAGCGCGACTCCCTTAAGGGTTCGCAGTTCCAGCAGCCGCTCATGGAATTCTCCGGTGCCTGCGCAGGCTGCGGCGAAACCCCCTATGTGAAGCTGCTCACCCAGATGTTCGGCGAACGCATGATCGTCGCCAACGCCACGGGCTGCTCCTCCATCTGGGGTGCCTCTGCGCCCACCACGCCCTACACCGTAAACCAGGACGGCCACGGCCCGGCATGGGGCAACTCCCTGTTCGAAGACGCAGCCGAATTCGGCTACGGCATGGGCATGGCGTTCAACCAGCGCCGCGCACGTCTGGCCGATCTGGTGAAGAAGGCCATAGACACCGTTGAAACCGCCGAAATGAAGTCCGCTCTGGAAGCATGGCTCGCCGCCAAGGAAGATGCCGATGGCTCCAAGCAGGCAGGCGACGAAGTGCTCACCCTCATCGAAGCCGGCGTGGAAGAAAGCGCCCTGCTGGATGAAATCCACTCCATGGCCGACCTGTTCACCAAGAAGTCCGTATGGATCTTCGGCGGCGACGGCTGGGCCTACGACATCGGCTTCGGCGGCGTGGACCACGTTCTCGCCTCCGGCGAGGACATCAACATCCTCGTCATGGACACCGAAGTGTACTCCAACACCGGCGGACAGTCCTCCAAGGCTACCCCGCTCGGTTCCATCGCCAAGTTCGCCGCCTCCGGCAAAAAGACCGGCAAGAAGGACCTCGGCCAGATGGCCATGACCTACGGCTACGTGTACGTCGCCTCCGTTTCCATGGGCGCGAACATGAACCAGGTCATCAAGGCCTTCAAGGAAGCGGAAGCGTATAAGGGCCCCTCGCTCGTCATCTGCTACGCTCCCTGCATCAACCAGGGCATCCGCAAGGGCATGGGCAAGTCCATGGAAGAAGGCAAGCTGGCCGTGGAAACCGGCTACTGGCCGCTCTACCGCTTCAACCCCGAACTGGCCGACAAGGGTGAGAATCCCTTCAAGCTGGAAAGCAAGGCTCCCAACGGCAAGCTGCAGGAATTCCTCTCCGGCGAAAACCGTTACGCCATGCTGGAAAAGATGGCTCCCGAAGAGTCCAAGCGCCTGCGTACCCTTATCGAGAAGGAATACGAGGAGCGCTTCCTCTACCTCAAGGCTCTGAGCGAACTGCCGGGCATACATGTTGACGCATCCGCGGCAACCCCCGGCTCCGCTGCCAAGAAGGACGGAGGCGAGTTCTGCACCACGACCGAGACCCCTGAGCACGCCAAGCCGGAATCCGGCGCAGCCTGCGACGATGGCCGCGGCGCGAAATAA
- a CDS encoding sigma-54-dependent transcriptional regulator, whose amino-acid sequence MPNILIIDDDLHVCETLQSLVARLNYTGRAANTIAAGLKALQEEQFDVVFLDIRLPDGNGLNALPQIRSAKDAPEVIILTGRGDPDGAELAIQGGVWDYLVKPTPIKQTTLTLKRALQYREEKLSKSPAPVVLNLENLIGISAAMRECFNLVAQAASTDANVLITGETGTGKELTARTVHANSLRRDNRFVVVDCAALTETLVESTLFGHKKGSFTGAQQDQDGLVKVADKGTLFLDEVGEMPLSIQKSFLRFLQERVFRPVGGTQEIKSDFRLISATNKDLDQMVERGEFRKDLLFRLKTMHIELPPLRLRCDDLKPLAMFYVNRLCEQYGVPNKGFSSDFFGTLAGNDWPGNVRELFNVLERAFVSSGMESMLYAMHLPHDLRIKVAKANLSRTPGETCSNTFSQVPAPPAASSAAGASPALSSEKTDTDFEQSLAASLAAMHLPELKDMKKLLERLYIEALIVQTGGNVQEIISRSGLSRSHFYALLKKNNINL is encoded by the coding sequence ATGCCCAACATCCTGATCATAGACGACGACCTCCACGTGTGCGAAACCCTCCAGAGTCTCGTCGCGCGTCTCAACTATACCGGCAGGGCGGCAAACACCATTGCCGCCGGACTCAAGGCGTTGCAGGAAGAACAGTTCGACGTGGTGTTTCTGGATATCCGCCTCCCGGACGGAAACGGCCTGAACGCCCTGCCCCAGATCCGCAGTGCCAAAGATGCGCCGGAAGTCATCATCCTCACCGGAAGGGGCGACCCGGACGGCGCGGAACTGGCCATTCAGGGCGGCGTGTGGGATTATCTGGTCAAACCCACCCCCATAAAGCAGACCACGCTCACCCTCAAACGCGCCCTGCAGTACCGTGAAGAAAAGCTGAGCAAAAGTCCGGCACCCGTGGTGCTGAATCTGGAAAACCTCATCGGCATAAGCGCCGCCATGCGGGAGTGCTTCAATCTGGTGGCACAGGCAGCCTCCACAGATGCCAACGTGCTCATCACCGGAGAGACCGGCACAGGCAAAGAGCTTACCGCCCGCACCGTACATGCAAACAGCCTGCGCCGTGACAACCGCTTCGTGGTGGTAGACTGCGCCGCCCTTACGGAAACACTGGTGGAATCAACCCTCTTCGGTCATAAAAAGGGGTCCTTCACCGGCGCGCAGCAAGATCAGGACGGACTGGTCAAGGTGGCGGACAAAGGCACCCTCTTTCTGGACGAAGTGGGCGAGATGCCTCTCTCCATCCAAAAATCCTTCTTGCGTTTCCTGCAGGAGCGGGTCTTCCGCCCCGTGGGCGGCACGCAGGAAATAAAGAGCGATTTCCGCCTCATTTCCGCAACCAACAAAGATCTGGACCAGATGGTGGAACGCGGCGAATTCCGCAAAGACCTGCTCTTCCGCCTGAAGACCATGCACATAGAACTGCCCCCGCTGCGCCTGCGCTGCGACGACCTCAAGCCCCTTGCCATGTTCTATGTGAACAGGCTGTGCGAGCAGTATGGCGTGCCCAACAAGGGCTTCTCCTCAGACTTTTTCGGCACGCTGGCAGGCAACGACTGGCCGGGCAACGTGCGCGAACTGTTCAACGTGCTGGAACGCGCCTTCGTTTCATCCGGCATGGAATCCATGCTCTATGCCATGCACCTGCCGCACGACCTGCGCATAAAGGTGGCCAAGGCCAACCTTTCCCGCACCCCCGGCGAGACATGCTCAAATACCTTTTCTCAGGTGCCCGCACCACCTGCTGCATCGTCAGCGGCCGGGGCATCCCCTGCTCTTTCGTCTGAAAAAACAGACACAGATTTCGAACAATCCCTCGCCGCGTCCCTTGCCGCCATGCACCTGCCGGAGCTCAAAGATATGAAAAAACTGCTCGAACGCCTGTATATCGAGGCGCTTATCGTCCAGACAGGCGGCAACGTGCAAGAAATCATCAGCCGTTCCGGGCTGTCCCGGTCGCATTTTTATGCGTTGCTCAAAAAGAATAATATCAACCTGTAA